In a single window of the Esox lucius isolate fEsoLuc1 chromosome 22, fEsoLuc1.pri, whole genome shotgun sequence genome:
- the LOC114830082 gene encoding uncharacterized protein LOC114830082, giving the protein MDWTEGPQKDKNKIGQWKNKYPCRQVEEPMEVDVVDNKHLLWNRPPSVHQNQPNTAPAAIQKKSCYGQVQDDFMDWTEGPQTDNQKIGQWKNKYPCRQVEEPMEVDVVDNKHLLWNRPPSVHQNQPNTAPAAIQKTSCYGQVQDDFMDWTEGPQTDNQKIGQWKNKYPCRQVEEPMEVDVVDNKHLLWNRPPSVHQNQPNTAPAAIQKTSCYGQVQDDFMDWTEGPQTDNQKIGQWKNKYPCRQVEEPMEVDVVDNKHLLWNRPPSVHQNQPNTAPAAIQKKSCYGQVQDDFMDWTEGPQTDNQKIGQWKNKYPCRQVEQPMDVDVVENKHLLPNRPLSALHNQLNTAPAAIQKKSCYGQDQDYFMDWTEGPQKDKKKIGLWKNKYPCSQVEQPMDVDVVENKHLPPNRPLSASQNQPNTAPAAIQKKSCYGQDQDDFMDWTEGPQKDNMKIGLWKNKYPCRQVEQPMDIDVDNNQSTLSSKNTVHPSQSAGTTKITVRRRSSKAATRWSFSRQNKVKCWPYS; this is encoded by the coding sequence ATGGACTGGACAGAGGGCCCCCAGAAGGATAAGAACAAAATTGGTCAATGGAAGAATAAATACCCCTGTCGTCAGGTTGAGGAACCTATGGAAGTTGATGTGGTGGACAACAAACATTTACTTTGGAATAGGCCTCCCTCTGTGCATCAGAACCAACCCAACACAGCTCCAGCCGCCATCCAGAAAAAGTCCTGCTATGGACAGGTTCAAGATGACTTCATGGACTGGACAGAGGGCCCCCAGACGGATAATCAGAAAATTGGTCAATGGAAGAATAAATACCCCTGTCGTCAGGTTGAGGAACCTATGGAAGTTGATGTTGTGGACAACAAACATTTACTTTGGAATAGGCCTCCCTCTGTGCATCAGAACCAACCCAACACAGCTCCAGCCGCCATCCAGAAAACGTCCTGCTATGGACAGGTTCAAGATGACTTCATGGACTGGACAGAGGGCCCCCAGACGGATAATCAGAAAATTGGTCAATGGAAGAATAAATACCCCTGTCGTCAGGTTGAGGAACCTATGGAAGTTGATGTTGTGGACAACAAACATTTACTTTGGAATAGGCCTCCCTCTGTGCATCAGAACCAACCCAACACAGCTCCAGCCGCCATCCAGAAAACGTCCTGCTATGGACAGGTTCAAGATGACTTCATGGACTGGACAGAGGGCCCCCAGACGGATAATCAGAAAATTGGTCAATGGAAGAATAAATACCCCTGTCGTCAGGTTGAGGAACCTATGGAAGTTGATGTTGTGGACAACAAACATTTACTTTGGAATAGGCCTCCCTCTGTGCATCAGAACCAACCCAACACAGCTCCAGCCGCCATCCAGAAAAAGTCCTGCTATGGACAGGTTCAAGATGACTTCATGGACTGGACAGAGGGCCCCCAGACGGATAATCAGAAAATTGGTCAATGGAAGAATAAATACCCCTGTCGTCAGGTTGAGCAACCTATGGATGTAGATGTCGTGGAGAACAAACATTTACTTCCAAATAGGCCTCTCTCTGCACTTCACAACCAGCTCAACACAGCTCCAGCCGCCATCCAGAAAAAGTCCTGTTATGGACAAGATCAAGATTACTTCATGGACTGGACAGAGGGCCCCCAGAAGGATAAGAAAAAAATCGGTCTATGGAAGAATAAATACCCCTGTAGTCAGGTTGAGCAACCTATGGACGTTGATGTTGTGGAAAACAAACATCTACCTCCAAATAGGCCTCTCTCTGCAAGTCAGAACCAGCCCAACACAGCTCCAGCTGCCATCCAGAAAAAGTCCTGCTATGGACAAGATCAAGATGACTTCATGGACTGGACAGAGGGCCCCCAGAAGGATAATATGAAAATCGGTCTATGGAAGAATAAATACCCCTGTCGTCAGGTTGAGCAACCTATGGATATTGATGTGGACAACAATCAATCAACATTAAGTAGCAAAAACACAGTGCATCCAAGCCAATCAGCTGGTACGACCAAAATAACCGTCCGGCGCCGCTCATCAAAAGCAGCTACTCGTTGGTCATTCTCACGTCAGAACAAAGTGAAATGTTGGCCATACAGCTAG